The genomic DNA ATGGCGGGCGTGCCGCCGGACGCCCGGGACACCAACCTGGTGTTCCAGCACCACTCGCTGTTCCCCCACATGACCGTGGGCGAGAACGTCGCCTACGGGCTCGAGAAGGCCGGCGTCGAGGCGTCCGAGTGCGAGGAGTACGTCACCGAGTACCTCGACCTCGTCGACCTCGACGGGTACGAGGACCGCAGCCCCGACGACCTCTCGGGCGGCCAGCAGCAGCGGGTCGCACTGGCGCGGGCGCTGGTGAACGAACCCAGCGTCCTGCTGTTCGACGAACCGCTGTCGAGCCTCGACCGGAAGCTGCGCAAGCAGATGCAGGTCGAACTCCGGAAGATCCACGAGAAGACCCAGGGCGCGTTCTTCTACGTGACCCACGACCAGGAGGTCGCGATGACGCTCTCGGACCGCCTCGCGGTCATGAACGAGGGCCGCATCGAGCAGGTCGGTACGCCCGAGGAAATCTACCGGGAGCCCGCCAGCGAGTTCGTGGCGGACTTCATCGGCGACACCAACCTGCTCGACGGCCGCGCGACCGAGCGGGACGGCCGGACCACCGTCGAGGTCGGGGGCGACGCGGGCTTCTCGTTCGCGCCCGAGGACCGCGTGAGCCCCGGCGACGTGACCGTCTCGATCCGCCCGGAGGACTTCCGGCTCGCCGAGAACGGCGACGCGACCTTCGAGGGCGAGGTCGTCGAGCGGTACTTCCAGGGCGACCAGACCAACTACGTCGTCGACGCGGGCGCCGACGGCCTCTCGGAAGTCCAGGTCGTGATGCAGGGCCGCGACAGCCCGGCTTCGCCGGGCGAGCGCGCCGGGTTCGCCGTCGAACCGGACGCGCCGGTCGTCTTCGAGAAGTAGCCGGCGCCGGCGGGGACGCGGCTTCCCGTCGGGCGTCAGGTGCGCCGTCGAAGCCGACCGCCTCGTCGGACGTCGGGCGCTCGCCCGGCCGCCGGTACTGCGAACCGGTGTGCCGAACCGTGAAGACTCTTAAAGGAGGCCTCCGTTCGTGCACACGTATGAGCTTCGACGAGATGGACGTGGACACGATCTGGATGGACGGCGAGTTCGTCGACTGGGACGACGCCCAGGTCCACGTCCTCACCCACGGCCTGCACTACGGGAGCGGCGTGTTCGAGGGCGTTCGGTGCTACGACACCGAGAACGGCCCGGCCATCTTCCGGTGGGACGAGCACCTCGAGCGGCTGTACAACTCGGCTAAACCCTACGACCTCGACATCGACCACGAGCCCGCGGAGCTGACCGAGGCGACCGAGGAACTCATCCGCCGCCAGGACCTGGCGTCGTGCTACGTCCGGCCGGTCGTCTTCTACGGCTACAACAGCCTGGGCGTCAGCCCCGGCGACTGCCCGACCCGGACCGCCATCGCGGCGTGGCCGTGGGGCGC from Halorussus rarus includes the following:
- a CDS encoding ABC transporter ATP-binding protein, giving the protein MPTGVDGLIRLDGVRKEFGDVTAVEKVDLQVNKGEFFSLVGPSGCGKTTTLRMISGFETPTRGSVHIDGRDMAGVPPDARDTNLVFQHHSLFPHMTVGENVAYGLEKAGVEASECEEYVTEYLDLVDLDGYEDRSPDDLSGGQQQRVALARALVNEPSVLLFDEPLSSLDRKLRKQMQVELRKIHEKTQGAFFYVTHDQEVAMTLSDRLAVMNEGRIEQVGTPEEIYREPASEFVADFIGDTNLLDGRATERDGRTTVEVGGDAGFSFAPEDRVSPGDVTVSIRPEDFRLAENGDATFEGEVVERYFQGDQTNYVVDAGADGLSEVQVVMQGRDSPASPGERAGFAVEPDAPVVFEK